The following are encoded together in the Arthrobacter sp. Y-9 genome:
- a CDS encoding glutamate--cysteine ligase: MQIDFADSEQSTLGIEWELALVDGHTGELASVAQEVLDQVTANHPGLQDGEEHPHIKQELLLNTVELVTGVHHTVSEAKADLQRSLDAVREVTDPMDVEVFCAGSHPFSPPQLQPVTDKERYAKLIDRTQWWGRQMVIYGVHVHVGLDHRNKALPVMDALLNYMPHFQALSASSPYWGAEDTGYASQRALMFQQLPTAGLPFTFQSWGQYEDYVYDMFTTGVIDTGSEIRWDIRPVPALGTIEMRVCDGLATLEEVGAIAALTQCLVEEASQQLDAGWAIPTMPRWFLKENKWRAARYGLDAIIILNRAGDELLVTDHLRNNVLNRLEPIAAKLGCSEELAHVDKIIERGAGYQRQRKVAAANDGDLHAVVLDLIQQMRKGPDA; this comes from the coding sequence GTGCAGATCGACTTCGCAGACTCGGAGCAGTCCACACTCGGCATTGAATGGGAGCTCGCTCTCGTCGACGGCCACACCGGAGAGCTCGCGTCCGTGGCCCAGGAAGTCCTGGACCAGGTCACCGCGAACCACCCCGGGCTCCAGGATGGCGAAGAACACCCGCACATCAAACAGGAACTCCTCCTGAACACCGTGGAACTCGTCACCGGCGTGCACCACACCGTGTCCGAGGCCAAGGCCGATCTGCAGCGCTCCCTCGACGCGGTCCGCGAAGTCACCGACCCCATGGACGTCGAAGTCTTCTGCGCCGGCAGTCACCCCTTCAGCCCGCCGCAGCTCCAGCCCGTCACGGACAAGGAGCGCTATGCCAAGCTGATCGACCGCACCCAGTGGTGGGGCCGCCAGATGGTGATCTACGGCGTCCACGTGCATGTCGGCCTCGATCACCGCAACAAGGCGCTTCCCGTCATGGACGCGCTGCTGAACTACATGCCGCACTTCCAGGCGCTCTCCGCCTCGAGCCCGTACTGGGGCGCGGAAGACACCGGCTACGCCTCCCAGCGGGCCCTCATGTTCCAGCAGCTTCCCACCGCGGGCCTGCCGTTCACCTTCCAGTCCTGGGGGCAGTACGAGGACTACGTCTACGACATGTTCACCACCGGGGTGATCGACACCGGCAGCGAGATCCGCTGGGACATCCGCCCCGTGCCCGCTCTCGGCACCATCGAGATGCGGGTCTGCGACGGGCTCGCCACCCTCGAAGAGGTCGGCGCCATCGCCGCGCTGACCCAGTGCCTGGTCGAGGAGGCATCCCAGCAGCTCGATGCCGGCTGGGCCATCCCCACCATGCCGCGCTGGTTCCTCAAGGAGAACAAGTGGCGTGCGGCCCGCTACGGCCTGGACGCCATCATCATTCTGAACCGGGCCGGCGACGAACTCCTGGTCACCGACCACCTGCGCAACAACGTGCTGAACCGCCTCGAGCCCATCGCGGCCAAGCTCGGCTGCTCCGAGGAACTCGCCCACGTGGACAAGATCATCGAGCGGGGCGCCGGCTACCAGCGGCAGCGCAAAGTGGCGGCAGCGAACGACGGCGACCTGCACGCCGTCGTGCTCGACCTCATTCAGCAGATGCGCAAGGGCCCCGACGCCTGA
- a CDS encoding TfoX/Sxy family protein, whose amino-acid sequence MAYDEELAARIRHLLTGAVDFTEKKMFGGLAFLVGGNMAVSASGQGGLMLRADPTASDELCSHPGVERAVMRGRAMDGWLRVADDVTRDDDGLARWVRVGVDYAASLPPK is encoded by the coding sequence GTGGCATACGACGAGGAACTCGCGGCCCGGATCCGTCATCTGCTGACGGGCGCCGTGGACTTCACCGAGAAGAAGATGTTCGGCGGGCTCGCCTTCCTGGTGGGCGGCAACATGGCCGTGAGCGCGAGCGGACAGGGCGGCCTCATGCTCCGCGCCGATCCCACCGCGAGCGACGAGCTCTGCTCCCATCCCGGCGTCGAGCGCGCGGTCATGCGGGGCAGAGCCATGGACGGCTGGCTGCGCGTGGCCGATGACGTGACCCGCGACGACGACGGGCTGGCACGCTGGGTGCGCGTCGGCGTCGACTACGCCGCGTCCCTGCCGCCGAAGTAG
- a CDS encoding LysR family transcriptional regulator, protein MNLDVVQSFLEIYRRGSLTAAATARGLSQPAVSGHLRRLEEHLGESLFQRTGQGVTPTARADLLAHRLGSHLDEVKAALRESDEEGWTGTVRIGAAAEITAARLVPGLSSLAGPGLQLRFTTGHPEGLLPELVEGRLDLVVSSVRPRMPGVEAVPLIDEEFVLIAAPGIARRVDPELLSSSPLKALASLPLVAYSEELPIIRRYWRSEFGQRPGNPVALLVPDLRAVLAAVVAGVGVSVLPRYLAGPAVSVGQAEVLHEPVVAPLNTLHLARQGGVPPTPAASRVARRLRELASSWGDL, encoded by the coding sequence ATGAATCTCGATGTGGTGCAGAGTTTCCTGGAGATCTACCGGAGGGGGTCCCTGACGGCTGCGGCGACCGCACGCGGACTCAGCCAGCCCGCGGTCAGCGGACACCTCCGGCGCCTCGAAGAGCACCTGGGCGAGAGCCTCTTTCAGCGGACCGGCCAGGGAGTGACGCCCACCGCCCGTGCCGACCTGCTGGCCCACCGGCTCGGAAGCCACCTGGACGAAGTGAAGGCGGCACTCCGGGAGAGCGATGAGGAGGGGTGGACGGGCACGGTGAGGATCGGAGCCGCTGCCGAGATCACCGCGGCCCGGCTGGTCCCCGGGCTGTCATCGTTGGCCGGCCCGGGCCTGCAACTGCGATTCACCACCGGACATCCGGAGGGGCTGCTTCCAGAGCTCGTCGAGGGTCGGCTGGACCTGGTGGTGTCCTCGGTCCGGCCGCGGATGCCAGGGGTGGAGGCCGTGCCGCTCATTGATGAGGAGTTCGTCCTGATCGCCGCCCCGGGGATCGCACGGCGAGTGGATCCGGAGCTCTTGAGCTCCTCGCCCCTGAAGGCGCTGGCGTCACTGCCTCTTGTCGCGTACTCCGAGGAACTCCCCATCATCCGTCGGTACTGGCGCAGCGAGTTCGGGCAGCGGCCGGGTAACCCCGTGGCGCTCCTGGTTCCGGACCTGCGGGCGGTGCTGGCCGCCGTCGTCGCTGGCGTGGGGGTGTCCGTCCTCCCGCGCTATCTGGCCGGTCCCGCCGTCAGCGTGGGGCAGGCCGAGGTGCTTCATGAGCCGGTGGTGGCTCCGCTCAACACCCTTCATCTGGCACGCCAGGGCGGAGTGCCTCCGACTCCGGCGGCGTCGCGGGTGGCCCGCCGGCTCCGGGAGCTGGCCTCGTCGTGGGGCGATCTCTGA
- a CDS encoding type 1 glutamine amidotransferase domain-containing protein gives MSSILMVLSAATELRLSDGTLHPTGFWAEEVAEPHRLFSEAGLKVTFATPGGVAPTVDPASLSAQGGVEPEAAARFRAYLDGIAPSLENPVALEDTSLEHIDALFLPGGHAPMADLVDHPGLGALLADADRDGLPIAALCHGLAGLLSARDGDGFLFAGRRLTSFSDVEEQQGGLGELSPFLLESRLRESGAVVATDAPWSSHLVIDGNLLTGQNPQSSAVTANALIDLLSA, from the coding sequence ATGTCAAGCATCCTCATGGTCCTCAGTGCGGCCACCGAACTCCGCCTCTCGGACGGCACCCTGCATCCCACCGGCTTCTGGGCGGAGGAGGTCGCGGAGCCTCACCGGCTCTTCAGCGAAGCCGGCCTCAAGGTCACCTTCGCGACCCCGGGAGGCGTCGCTCCCACCGTCGATCCCGCCAGCCTGTCGGCGCAGGGCGGTGTGGAGCCCGAGGCCGCCGCACGGTTCCGCGCCTATCTCGACGGGATCGCCCCTTCACTCGAGAACCCCGTGGCACTGGAAGACACGAGCCTGGAACACATCGACGCGCTCTTTCTGCCAGGCGGCCATGCGCCCATGGCGGATCTCGTAGACCATCCCGGGTTGGGGGCGCTCCTCGCCGACGCGGACCGGGACGGCCTGCCCATCGCGGCCCTGTGCCACGGGCTGGCGGGTCTGCTGTCCGCACGGGATGGCGACGGTTTCCTCTTCGCCGGGCGTCGCCTCACCTCGTTCAGCGATGTGGAGGAGCAGCAGGGCGGCCTCGGTGAGCTCTCCCCGTTCCTGCTCGAATCCCGTCTACGGGAGAGCGGAGCCGTGGTGGCCACGGATGCCCCCTGGTCCTCGCACCTCGTGATCGACGGGAACCTGCTCACCGGACAGAACCCTCAGTCCAGCGCCGTCACCGCCAACGCGCTGATCGATCTGCTGTCCGCCTGA
- the tsaD gene encoding tRNA (adenosine(37)-N6)-threonylcarbamoyltransferase complex transferase subunit TsaD, with the protein MNRTEPLILGIESSCDETGVGIVRGSTLLSNTVSSSMDEHVRFGGVIPEIASRAHLEAIVPALDAALTEAGVTLDELDGIAVTAGPGLAGALMVGVSAAKALSVATGKPLFAINHLVAHVAVGLLDQQVFAPGPEGSAALPENLGALLVSGGHTEVLRVRSIHDVELLGSTIDDAAGEAYDKVARLLGLGYPGGPVIDRLAREGDPKAIRFPRGLTQPKYMGTAEEPGPHRYDWSFSGLKTAVARCVEQFEARGEEPPVADIAASFQEAVVDVVTAKAMLACKEHGITELLLGGGVAANARLRELTAKRCASHGISLHVPPISLCTDNGAMVAALASRLVMDGAEPSSLGFAPDSSLPVSTVLLP; encoded by the coding sequence ATGAACCGAACCGAACCGCTGATCCTCGGCATCGAATCCTCGTGCGATGAGACCGGGGTCGGGATCGTGCGCGGCAGCACGCTGCTGAGCAACACGGTGTCCTCCTCGATGGACGAGCATGTGCGCTTCGGCGGCGTGATCCCCGAGATCGCGTCCCGCGCCCACCTGGAGGCGATCGTCCCCGCCCTCGACGCGGCCCTCACGGAGGCCGGAGTCACCCTCGACGAGCTCGACGGCATCGCCGTGACGGCGGGCCCGGGGCTCGCGGGCGCGCTCATGGTGGGAGTGAGTGCCGCGAAGGCGCTCTCGGTCGCCACCGGCAAGCCGCTCTTCGCGATCAACCACCTCGTGGCGCACGTCGCGGTCGGGCTCCTCGATCAGCAGGTCTTCGCACCCGGCCCCGAAGGCTCCGCCGCGCTGCCGGAGAACCTCGGCGCCCTCCTGGTGTCCGGCGGGCACACGGAAGTGCTGCGCGTGCGGAGCATCCACGACGTCGAACTGCTCGGCAGCACGATCGACGACGCCGCGGGCGAGGCTTACGACAAGGTGGCGCGCCTGCTCGGGCTGGGGTACCCCGGCGGACCGGTGATCGACCGGCTGGCCCGCGAGGGTGATCCGAAGGCCATCCGGTTCCCGCGCGGCCTGACCCAGCCGAAGTACATGGGCACCGCGGAGGAACCCGGCCCGCACCGCTACGACTGGTCGTTCAGCGGCCTGAAGACCGCCGTCGCGCGCTGCGTGGAGCAGTTCGAAGCGCGCGGTGAGGAGCCTCCCGTGGCGGACATCGCCGCGAGCTTCCAGGAGGCCGTGGTGGACGTGGTGACCGCGAAGGCGATGCTCGCCTGCAAGGAGCACGGCATCACGGAACTGCTGCTCGGCGGCGGGGTGGCGGCGAACGCGCGGCTGCGCGAGCTGACCGCCAAGCGCTGCGCGTCGCACGGGATCAGCCTGCACGTGCCGCCGATCAGCCTGTGCACGGACAACGGCGCGATGGTCGCGGCGCTGGCGTCACGGCTCGTGATGGACGGCGCGGAACCGTCGAGCCTCGGCTTCGCCCCGGACTCGTCGCTGCCGGTGTCCACGGTCCTCCTGCCCTAG
- the rimI gene encoding ribosomal protein S18-alanine N-acetyltransferase, which produces MTPEDLPVVHGLEERLFPEDAWPLDMFEAELMQRDTREYFVATIGGTVVGYAGLMCIPPIADVQTIAVIPEFEGRGIGSALLRTLLQRAAHGQADDLLLEVREDNPRAQELYKRFGFEQIAVRKNYYKGGVNALIMRRALDPGQGADAVQDDGGKP; this is translated from the coding sequence ATGACCCCGGAGGACCTTCCGGTGGTGCACGGCCTGGAGGAACGGCTGTTCCCGGAGGACGCCTGGCCCCTGGACATGTTCGAGGCCGAGCTGATGCAGCGGGACACCCGTGAGTACTTCGTGGCGACCATCGGCGGCACGGTGGTGGGGTATGCGGGGCTCATGTGCATCCCGCCGATCGCCGATGTGCAGACCATCGCCGTGATCCCGGAGTTCGAAGGCCGGGGGATCGGCTCCGCGCTGCTGCGGACGCTGCTCCAGCGGGCGGCGCACGGACAGGCGGATGACTTGCTGCTCGAGGTCCGGGAGGACAACCCCCGCGCGCAGGAGCTCTACAAGCGATTCGGTTTCGAGCAGATCGCGGTGCGGAAGAACTACTACAAGGGCGGGGTCAACGCGCTCATCATGCGGCGGGCGCTGGACCCCGGACAGGGAGCGGACGCCGTGCAGGACGACGGAGGCAAGCCATGA
- the tsaB gene encoding tRNA (adenosine(37)-N6)-threonylcarbamoyltransferase complex dimerization subunit type 1 TsaB — MTTVLSIDTSAIAGAAILRTAPDGVEVLARFATEDTRSHAEVTAPAVAGLLEETGLTGKDLDAIIVGVGPGPFTGLRAGLTVARTLGFAWGIPVHGVMSLDAIAAAAVDAGAPERFLVATDARRKEVYWALYTHDAGAPVLLDGPHVQLPAEVPLGELLGDAAARGTAVYGAGAGLYPGALPPVEGFAHTQPGAVALGKLALQRLARGEQLLDTEPLYLRESDAQVPGPRKRAL, encoded by the coding sequence GTGACGACAGTCCTGTCCATCGACACCTCGGCCATCGCCGGCGCCGCCATCCTCCGGACCGCGCCCGACGGCGTGGAGGTCCTGGCACGCTTCGCCACCGAGGACACCCGCAGCCACGCCGAGGTCACCGCCCCGGCCGTCGCAGGGCTCCTCGAGGAGACCGGCCTGACCGGCAAGGACCTGGACGCGATCATCGTGGGCGTCGGACCGGGCCCGTTCACCGGGCTGCGCGCCGGGCTGACGGTCGCGCGCACGCTCGGCTTCGCCTGGGGTATCCCCGTGCACGGTGTCATGAGCCTGGACGCCATCGCCGCGGCGGCGGTCGACGCCGGGGCGCCGGAGCGTTTCCTGGTCGCCACCGACGCGCGCCGCAAGGAGGTCTACTGGGCCCTCTACACCCACGACGCCGGCGCCCCGGTCCTGCTCGACGGCCCGCACGTGCAGCTCCCGGCCGAGGTCCCGCTCGGCGAGCTGCTGGGCGACGCCGCGGCGCGTGGCACCGCCGTGTACGGGGCGGGCGCGGGGCTGTACCCCGGAGCCCTGCCCCCGGTGGAGGGCTTCGCGCACACCCAGCCCGGCGCCGTCGCGCTCGGAAAGCTCGCCCTGCAGCGCCTGGCCCGCGGCGAGCAGCTCCTGGACACCGAACCGCTGTACTTGCGGGAATCCGACGCCCAGGTGCCCGGCCCGAGGAAGCGGGCTCTGTGA
- the tsaE gene encoding tRNA (adenosine(37)-N6)-threonylcarbamoyltransferase complex ATPase subunit type 1 TsaE, producing MSEARWTATFHVADVEETQALAETIGATLDAGDLLILSGGLGAGKTTFTQGLGRGLGVREGIISPTFVLARRHPNLPDGPRPGGPDLVHVDAYRLGSAEELEDIDLEETLDTSVTVVEWGRDRAEQLSASRLEIDLERATGQEAGEQIILDFEDEDEPRTLTVTAYGDRWAERPAWARATNASATPQEGNQ from the coding sequence ATGAGCGAAGCCCGCTGGACCGCGACCTTCCACGTGGCCGATGTGGAGGAGACGCAGGCGCTCGCCGAGACCATCGGCGCCACCCTGGACGCCGGTGACCTGCTCATCCTCAGCGGCGGTCTCGGCGCCGGGAAGACGACCTTCACCCAGGGACTGGGCCGCGGCCTCGGCGTCCGCGAAGGCATCATCTCGCCCACCTTCGTCCTGGCCCGTCGGCACCCGAACCTGCCCGACGGCCCGCGTCCGGGCGGCCCGGACCTGGTGCACGTGGACGCCTACCGGCTGGGCAGCGCGGAGGAGCTCGAGGACATCGACCTCGAGGAGACCCTGGACACCTCGGTCACCGTGGTCGAGTGGGGCCGGGACCGCGCCGAGCAGCTGTCCGCCAGCCGCCTGGAGATCGACCTGGAACGCGCCACCGGCCAGGAGGCCGGGGAGCAGATCATCCTGGATTTCGAGGATGAGGACGAACCGCGCACCCTCACCGTGACCGCGTACGGGGACCGCTGGGCCGAGCGCCCGGCGTGGGCCCGCGCCACGAACGCATCAGCCACCCCGCAGGAAGGGAACCAGTGA
- the alr gene encoding alanine racemase: MPHSQPVTAQDGAALPERAAIIDLAAIRHNVRRMAEIAAPAKVMAVVKADGYGHGALPTAQAALDGGASWLGTAHVSEALALRNAGIDAPLLAWLHTPDTDFTAAIEAGIDLGCSGWELEHIVAAARSVEHPARVHLKVDTGLGRNGSTVESWDQLIGEAIDYQDQGLLRVVGIFSHLAVADEPHRPETDHQLDVFREAVALAEDAGIDPEVRHLANTPATFTRPDAHFDLVRVGIGVYGLSPFADQRSDDLGLIPAMTLQTRVANCKAVPEGQGVSYGLHYKTKAPSTLALIPLGYADGVPRIATGGPVRLAGRTYPVVGRIAMDQMVVDLDAALDGAERLALVGTPAVLFGSGRDGGPLADDWAAAAGTINYEIVTRISGRVPRVYVDSEARPDAAPAEARPAAREETDTRQETDA; encoded by the coding sequence GTGCCGCACAGCCAGCCGGTGACCGCGCAGGACGGCGCCGCCCTCCCGGAGCGGGCTGCGATCATCGATCTGGCCGCCATCCGCCACAACGTCCGCCGCATGGCGGAGATCGCGGCGCCGGCGAAGGTCATGGCCGTGGTCAAGGCCGACGGGTACGGTCACGGCGCTCTCCCCACCGCTCAGGCGGCGCTCGACGGCGGCGCGAGCTGGCTCGGCACGGCCCACGTGAGCGAGGCGCTGGCTCTCCGGAACGCCGGGATCGACGCGCCGCTGCTCGCGTGGCTGCACACCCCGGACACTGACTTCACCGCTGCCATCGAAGCCGGCATCGACCTCGGCTGCTCGGGCTGGGAACTGGAGCATATCGTCGCCGCCGCGCGTTCCGTGGAGCACCCGGCACGCGTCCACCTCAAGGTCGACACCGGCCTGGGCCGGAACGGGTCCACGGTCGAGTCGTGGGACCAGCTCATCGGCGAGGCCATCGACTACCAGGATCAGGGTCTGCTGCGCGTGGTCGGCATCTTCTCCCACCTGGCCGTGGCCGATGAGCCGCACCGCCCGGAGACGGATCACCAGCTGGACGTGTTCCGTGAGGCGGTCGCGCTCGCGGAGGATGCCGGGATCGACCCGGAGGTCCGGCACCTCGCCAACACCCCGGCCACGTTCACCCGGCCGGACGCGCACTTCGACCTGGTCCGCGTGGGCATCGGCGTGTACGGGCTGTCGCCGTTCGCGGATCAGCGCAGCGACGACCTCGGCCTCATCCCCGCCATGACCCTCCAGACCCGGGTGGCGAACTGCAAGGCCGTCCCGGAGGGTCAGGGCGTCTCCTACGGACTGCATTACAAGACCAAGGCCCCCAGCACCCTCGCCCTGATCCCGCTCGGCTACGCGGACGGCGTGCCGCGCATCGCCACCGGCGGGCCGGTCCGGCTCGCCGGGCGCACCTACCCCGTGGTCGGCCGGATCGCGATGGACCAGATGGTGGTGGACCTCGACGCCGCACTGGACGGCGCGGAACGGCTCGCCCTGGTGGGCACCCCCGCGGTGCTCTTCGGCTCGGGCCGCGACGGCGGGCCGCTCGCCGATGACTGGGCCGCCGCCGCGGGCACCATCAACTATGAGATCGTGACCCGGATCAGCGGCAGGGTCCCGCGCGTCTATGTGGACAGCGAGGCCCGTCCGGATGCTGCGCCCGCCGAGGCGCGCCCGGCCGCCCGCGAAGAGACCGACACCCGCCAGGAGACGGACGCATGA
- the mshA gene encoding D-inositol-3-phosphate glycosyltransferase yields MPPVSRVALLSLHTSPLEQPGSGDAGGMNVYVRSLASALARSGVEVEIFTRAVAPDQPDVEHPEAGICVHNIQAGPKRRIPKEQLPSLVHRMADEVDAIRSRQAQGHYQLIHSHYWLSGVAGLHLARAWDVPLVHTMHTMARVKNQHLHSGEHAEPANREEGEQCVVDGAARLIANTRAEALELQSHYDASPAAIDVVAPGVDLDVFSPAGPVAPAPPGFHVVFAGRMQRLKGPHVLVQAAAALRARRPDIPLRLTLLGEQSGSRQYDIDAVITASGMSDVVTRRNAVPREELAAWFRAADVVAMPSYSESFGLVALEAQACGTPVLATRVGGLADAVDDGVSGLLVDGHRITAWAAALERLYDDAALRTALSLGAVRHASAFGWDSAARATLASYRRALDAG; encoded by the coding sequence ATGCCACCGGTCAGCCGCGTCGCACTCCTCTCGCTCCACACCTCGCCGCTGGAACAGCCCGGCTCCGGGGACGCGGGCGGCATGAACGTCTACGTGCGGTCCCTGGCGTCCGCCCTGGCCCGCTCGGGGGTCGAGGTGGAGATCTTCACGCGCGCGGTGGCTCCTGACCAGCCCGACGTCGAGCATCCCGAGGCCGGCATCTGCGTGCACAACATCCAGGCCGGCCCGAAGCGGCGGATCCCCAAGGAACAGCTGCCCTCCCTGGTCCACCGGATGGCCGACGAGGTGGACGCCATCCGTTCCCGGCAGGCGCAGGGCCACTACCAGCTCATCCACTCGCACTACTGGCTCTCCGGGGTCGCCGGGCTGCACCTGGCCCGGGCGTGGGACGTGCCGCTGGTGCACACCATGCACACCATGGCGCGGGTCAAGAACCAGCATCTGCATTCCGGGGAGCACGCCGAGCCGGCGAACCGGGAGGAGGGCGAGCAGTGCGTGGTGGACGGCGCCGCGCGACTCATCGCCAACACCCGGGCCGAGGCGCTCGAACTCCAGTCCCACTACGACGCCTCTCCCGCCGCGATCGACGTGGTGGCGCCGGGCGTGGACCTGGACGTCTTCTCCCCTGCCGGGCCGGTTGCGCCCGCGCCACCGGGCTTCCACGTGGTCTTCGCCGGCCGGATGCAGCGGCTCAAGGGACCGCATGTCCTGGTCCAGGCGGCCGCCGCGCTCCGGGCCCGGCGGCCGGACATCCCGCTGCGTCTGACCCTGCTGGGGGAGCAGAGTGGGAGCCGTCAGTACGACATCGACGCCGTCATCACCGCGAGCGGCATGAGCGACGTGGTGACCCGCCGGAATGCGGTGCCCCGCGAGGAGCTCGCCGCCTGGTTCCGCGCCGCGGACGTGGTGGCGATGCCGTCCTACAGCGAGTCGTTCGGGCTCGTCGCCCTTGAGGCGCAGGCCTGTGGCACACCCGTGCTGGCAACCCGCGTGGGCGGGCTGGCCGACGCCGTGGATGACGGCGTCAGCGGCCTGCTCGTGGACGGTCACCGGATCACCGCCTGGGCGGCCGCCCTGGAACGCCTGTACGACGACGCCGCCCTCCGCACCGCGCTCAGCCTCGGCGCCGTGCGCCACGCCTCTGCTTTCGGCTGGGACAGCGCCGCCCGCGCCACCCTGGCGTCCTATCGCCGGGCCCTGGACGCCGGCTGA
- a CDS encoding glycoside hydrolase family 32 protein, whose product MRRSISKDRSPAAGTGEGPGMSRRSLVTGAGVAAVAALAVPLSGSPAEAAPATNGGRMRQRPEFHLSVPDNWKNDPQRPVYVNGEYLYYYLYNGDYLAGGGGTSWRLATTRDHVSFRDRGVAIPKFTNANGDCWSGSLVVDEENTAGYGRGAVIAVVTQAPEGKQAQYLWYSTDGGRTFRPGGTEPVLPNPGVPDFRDPKVVWDAERRRWILVNAEGHRLGFYASSDLRSWARVGEFVRTDIGLLECPDLFRMTADDGSAHWVLGTSANGKGRGLPATYAYWTGTFDGASFTTDHDEPHWLDWGFDFYGAVTYPDHLASGAENPSLRRAIGWANFWDYPHNTPTLATDGYNGDDMIVRELRLVRTGNGYQLASRPPAALASYVTRTHRLGDVRVRGTRDLTIRSGAYDLSCELVWNPSAPPSNIGLELCRAPGGGRHVAVGAYLRGPFSYVNRRPTINPTGGESQTPLDPSTGRLAIRVLVDRTSVELFVGDGTVVHSHRVFPLEGDDGIRLYANDGEATFRGLTVRELRVR is encoded by the coding sequence ATGAGGAGATCCATCAGCAAGGACCGCAGCCCGGCCGCCGGCACGGGCGAGGGACCAGGGATGAGCAGGCGATCCCTTGTCACGGGAGCCGGGGTGGCCGCCGTCGCGGCACTGGCGGTTCCTCTCAGCGGCTCGCCCGCGGAGGCGGCGCCGGCAACGAACGGAGGACGAATGCGTCAGCGGCCCGAATTCCATCTCAGCGTCCCGGACAACTGGAAGAACGACCCCCAGCGGCCGGTCTACGTCAACGGCGAGTATCTGTACTACTACCTCTACAACGGAGACTATCTCGCAGGCGGTGGCGGCACCTCCTGGCGGCTCGCCACCACGCGGGACCACGTGTCCTTCCGGGACCGGGGCGTCGCCATCCCGAAGTTCACCAATGCCAACGGGGACTGCTGGTCGGGGAGTCTCGTGGTGGATGAGGAGAACACCGCGGGCTACGGCAGGGGCGCGGTGATCGCCGTCGTCACCCAGGCCCCGGAGGGCAAGCAGGCCCAGTATCTCTGGTACTCCACCGACGGCGGGCGCACTTTCCGGCCGGGTGGGACGGAGCCTGTGCTGCCGAACCCCGGCGTCCCCGACTTCCGGGACCCGAAAGTGGTCTGGGATGCCGAGCGGCGGCGCTGGATCCTGGTCAACGCCGAAGGCCACCGGCTGGGCTTCTACGCTTCGTCCGATCTGCGGTCCTGGGCGAGGGTGGGGGAGTTCGTGCGGACCGACATCGGGCTGCTGGAATGCCCGGACCTCTTCCGGATGACCGCGGACGACGGGAGCGCTCACTGGGTTCTCGGCACCAGCGCGAACGGCAAGGGGCGGGGGCTGCCCGCCACCTACGCATACTGGACCGGGACGTTCGACGGAGCGTCCTTCACCACGGATCACGACGAACCCCACTGGCTGGACTGGGGTTTCGACTTCTACGGCGCAGTCACCTATCCGGATCACCTGGCCTCCGGCGCGGAGAATCCCTCGCTCCGGCGCGCCATCGGCTGGGCCAACTTCTGGGACTACCCGCACAACACCCCCACGCTCGCCACGGACGGGTACAACGGGGACGACATGATCGTCCGGGAACTCCGCCTGGTCCGCACCGGGAACGGTTACCAGCTCGCGTCGAGGCCGCCCGCCGCCCTCGCATCGTACGTGACGCGCACGCACCGGCTCGGCGACGTCCGGGTCCGGGGCACCCGGGACCTCACGATCCGCTCCGGCGCCTACGACCTGAGCTGCGAACTGGTGTGGAATCCGTCGGCGCCACCGTCCAATATCGGGCTCGAGCTGTGCCGGGCTCCCGGCGGCGGGCGGCACGTGGCGGTGGGCGCCTACCTCCGTGGCCCGTTCAGCTACGTCAACCGCCGGCCCACGATCAACCCGACGGGCGGTGAGTCCCAGACCCCCCTCGATCCGTCGACGGGACGGCTGGCGATCCGCGTCCTGGTGGACCGGACGAGCGTCGAACTGTTCGTCGGGGACGGCACGGTCGTCCATTCGCACCGGGTCTTCCCGCTGGAGGGCGACGACGGCATCCGGCTCTATGCGAACGACGGCGAAGCCACCTTCCGCGGGCTCACGGTCCGGGAGCTGCGGGTCAGGTAG